The Candidatus Cloacimonadota bacterium DNA segment TGAGAACGATCATCTGATAGTGGCTGCCGATACTATTGTTTACCTGGATAAAGAAGTATTGGAAAAACCAGAAGATAAAATGCAGGCAGCGGAATATCTTTCTCGATTATCGGGGAATTCGCATTATGTTTATACTGGCGTAGCTATCGCCTACAAAAATCAAATTCTAACTGACTACGAAAAAACGAAAGTTACTTTTAATCGATTATCAGCTCAGGAAATCGAAAATTATATAAATACCAAAGAACCGATGGATAAAGCTGGAGCTTATGGAATTCAGGGATTTGGAAGTCAATTTATTGCTAAAATATCAGGTTGTTATTTCAATGTGATGGGATTTCCTGTTGCGCTTTTTTATAACATGCTTAAAATAATCTTGTAGTTTGTGATTCGATCAAAAATCTCAGATCGTAAATCAGTGAGAAAAAGAAAATGATGTCAGATTTCAGATGTTCGAATTCTGATTTTTAAGGTTGTATATTCGAGGAATTATGAAGCTTTTCACAAATGCGAAATTTTATTCCATAAGAAAAGAAAACGAAAGTTTTCTTCATGTTTTGGTAGATGATTTCGGCAAGATAGTCGAAACATATCAGCAGAAACCGAGAAATCAGAAATATGAAGAAATTGATTTGGAACGAAGTTTCGTATATCCCGGATTTACTGATACTCACACGCATTCTTTTGAGGGCGGATTGTACAGTTTGAGTGCCAATCTGGAAGGTGTAGAAAAACTTGCGGAAATCTTCGAAATATTAGCTG contains these protein-coding regions:
- a CDS encoding Maf family protein, which gives rise to MIHKLLQEKKVVLASASPRRKEIFELIGLTALQMPAHIPEDQVYSNPIKLVKFHAENKAAAIKRHFENDHLIVAADTIVYLDKEVLEKPEDKMQAAEYLSRLSGNSHYVYTGVAIAYKNQILTDYEKTKVTFNRLSAQEIENYINTKEPMDKAGAYGIQGFGSQFIAKISGCYFNVMGFPVALFYNMLKIIL